From a region of the Haloferax volcanii DS2 genome:
- a CDS encoding HTH domain-containing protein, whose amino-acid sequence MQTDQQRRVELWIRPIRDGLGEEHQTLVVRLERLADEGLVDDVCVRTWGREVDVESDTAPTKRDAVVRERLAECRLWARTEGVALPTLDERATVGSGRMGPEHDAVVLPPTLGIVFRDDEIEAVYPHERDDGTRTLADWVETAESFLGIDREHVEV is encoded by the coding sequence ATGCAGACCGACCAACAACGGAGGGTAGAACTGTGGATTCGTCCGATTCGGGACGGCCTCGGCGAGGAACACCAGACGCTGGTGGTCCGACTCGAACGGCTCGCGGACGAGGGACTCGTCGACGACGTGTGCGTCCGGACGTGGGGCCGCGAGGTGGATGTCGAGTCCGATACCGCGCCGACGAAACGAGACGCGGTCGTCCGCGAGCGACTCGCCGAGTGTCGGTTGTGGGCGCGAACGGAAGGGGTCGCGCTCCCGACGCTCGACGAGCGGGCGACGGTCGGGTCGGGCCGGATGGGTCCCGAACACGACGCGGTCGTCCTTCCGCCGACGCTGGGCATCGTCTTCCGCGACGACGAAATCGAGGCCGTCTATCCGCACGAGCGAGACGATGGGACTCGAACGCTCGCCGACTGGGTCGAGACCGCCGAGTCGTTCCTCGGTATCGATCGCGAGCACGTCGAGGTGTAA
- a CDS encoding universal stress protein, which translates to MFDHILVPTDGSDHAVRAADYAVDLAATYGAALHVLYVVDVRTGHADAPVDDDDSQTRGETAVGVVADRAADRDVPVETEIRVGLPHETIIDYGDERDIDLVVMGTHGTSGLERYLLGSVAERVVRLSDVPVLCVPPADDDE; encoded by the coding sequence ATGTTTGACCACATTCTCGTCCCCACCGACGGCAGCGACCACGCGGTCCGCGCCGCCGACTACGCGGTCGACCTCGCGGCGACCTACGGGGCCGCGCTCCACGTCCTCTACGTCGTCGACGTTCGGACCGGCCACGCGGACGCGCCCGTCGACGACGACGATTCGCAGACGCGCGGGGAGACGGCGGTCGGTGTCGTTGCCGACCGCGCGGCCGACCGCGACGTGCCCGTCGAGACGGAGATTCGGGTCGGTCTGCCCCACGAGACCATCATCGACTACGGCGACGAGCGCGACATCGACCTCGTGGTGATGGGCACCCACGGGACGAGCGGGCTGGAGCGATACCTGCTCGGAAGCGTCGCGGAGCGGGTCGTCAGGCTCTCTGACGTTCCGGTGCTGTGCGTGCCGCCGGCTGACGACGACGAGTGA
- a CDS encoding universal stress protein — MNTILVAVDGSPLSKRAFEQALAHADSTVVALHVIDPSDPGYSAPLDADISTEPLHGSEEWYERADELADDIFDELAALADGSGIELRTETLRGNPARTIVDFARREGVDAVYLGGHGRTGETDLLFGSVAELVASRAPTSVLVVR; from the coding sequence ATGAATACGATTCTCGTCGCCGTCGACGGCTCGCCGCTGTCGAAGCGCGCGTTCGAACAGGCCCTCGCGCACGCCGATTCGACGGTCGTCGCCCTGCACGTTATCGACCCGTCGGACCCCGGCTATAGCGCGCCGCTCGACGCGGACATCAGCACGGAACCACTCCACGGCTCGGAGGAGTGGTACGAGCGGGCGGACGAACTCGCGGACGACATCTTCGACGAACTCGCGGCGCTGGCGGACGGAAGCGGGATAGAACTCCGGACCGAGACCCTCCGCGGAAACCCCGCGCGGACCATCGTCGACTTCGCGCGCCGGGAGGGCGTCGACGCCGTCTACCTCGGCGGCCACGGCCGCACCGGCGAGACGGACCTGCTGTTCGGGAGCGTCGCCGAATTGGTCGCCTCGCGCGCGCCGACGAGCGTACTGGTCGTCCGCTGA
- a CDS encoding TVP38/TMEM64 family protein: MLSVPELFESPRDRWRTLALAVVVVALLALVGTTLVDRFPFLANPTALRAWLLEFGTLAPLAFVGVQIAQVLVAPIPGQALGFASGYLFGALWGTVYSMVGIVLGTALAVGIARSLGRPYVERVVTADALSVFDDAMETHGLAVLFLVFLVPGLPDDAICFAAGLTDIPVRRVVLVAAVGRLPGFLLVNLAGAAAADGNAELTAVFVGALLAASVLGYLYRDRLMGALGSLTERTAGR; this comes from the coding sequence GTGCTATCCGTCCCCGAACTGTTCGAGTCGCCGCGCGACCGATGGCGGACGCTCGCGCTCGCCGTCGTCGTCGTCGCCCTCCTCGCCCTCGTCGGCACGACGCTCGTCGACCGCTTTCCGTTTCTCGCCAATCCGACGGCGCTACGGGCGTGGCTCCTCGAATTCGGGACGCTCGCCCCGCTCGCGTTCGTCGGCGTGCAAATCGCGCAGGTGCTCGTCGCGCCCATCCCCGGACAGGCGCTCGGCTTCGCCAGCGGCTACCTGTTCGGCGCGCTCTGGGGGACGGTTTACAGCATGGTCGGCATCGTCCTCGGCACGGCGCTCGCCGTCGGAATCGCGCGGTCTCTCGGTCGCCCGTACGTCGAACGCGTCGTCACCGCCGACGCGCTCTCGGTGTTCGACGACGCGATGGAGACCCACGGGCTGGCCGTCCTCTTTCTCGTCTTCCTCGTTCCCGGCCTCCCCGACGACGCCATCTGCTTCGCCGCCGGCCTCACCGACATCCCGGTCCGCAGGGTCGTCCTCGTCGCGGCGGTGGGCCGGCTCCCCGGCTTCCTGCTCGTGAACCTCGCGGGCGCGGCCGCCGCCGACGGCAACGCCGAACTCACCGCGGTGTTCGTCGGCGCGTTGCTCGCCGCGTCGGTCCTCGGCTATCTCTACCGCGACCGACTCATGGGCGCGCTCGGGTCGCTCACGGAGCGAACAGCCGGTCGTTGA
- a CDS encoding cation-translocating P-type ATPase produces the protein MDIRPLVSFGRTVHEQATAHREAEEASGREDVPWHALEGEAALERLRASRDGLDDDDAARRLDEEGPNELADEEGVSPLSLLVSQFTGPLILLLFVAAGLSLAVGLLPGRDPGYTDAALILLILFGNGLFGFVQDYRAEQALAALREMATPDATVRRGGSIRAVPATEVVPGDVVVLEAGDAVPADARILTAADCRADESTLTGESVPVDKVVDPVESDAALADRRSVLHAGTTVVRGRAEAVVVATAMDTELGGIADQLGQARQRETPFEIEVDRLGRRIGVGIVALILLIAAVQLFLTATDPVVVLLVAVTLAVAAVPEGLPAVVTLTLALGSRTLMERNALVRNLAVVESLGAVDYIVTDKTGTLTENRMTVTRAWLPDDRTVELDGGAASAVSPPVSENGGVSAAAEHGDASVSDPNSEPDPDPALAALLSCGARCNDTKELDGGDHRGDPTEVALVTAAADAGLDGSRDPDDRLREVPFTSERKRMSVVVDDFDAPGDGPVALVKGAPEEIVARCDRVLVDGEIEAFTDERRERVEATVAAFADDALRVLGFAYAPAVDSDADDETLESGLVLLGLQGMTDPAREGVAEAVTDCRDAGVQVTMATGDTPRTARAIAREVGIDADSVVTGTEVAAMDDEELGRVVEETNVFARVAPEHKVRILRALQDAGYTVAMTGDGVNDAPALGNADVGIAMGDRGTQVAQGASDVVLRDDNFVTIRDAIAEGRGIFDNIRKFVNYLLSANAGEVFVVFLGTLLGAALFPEVFASESALVITPVALLWLNLVTDGFPALALGADPKSDDVMRRPPRPRDEGVLDRRTVASILGIGVALTAAGLGVFFYALSRSDDLVVAQTVLFTFLVTAELVRTQSVRLRYRLSPLSNPWLLGAVGLSLALHLVLLYTPVADLFGVVPLGLTEWGWVAGAFVPFLVANLCLVWLNDRLFAP, from the coding sequence GTGGACATACGTCCGCTCGTGTCGTTCGGTCGAACTGTGCACGAGCAGGCAACCGCGCATCGGGAGGCCGAGGAAGCGAGCGGACGCGAGGACGTGCCGTGGCACGCGCTCGAAGGCGAGGCGGCGCTGGAGCGACTTAGGGCGAGCCGAGACGGCCTCGACGACGACGACGCGGCCCGCCGACTCGACGAGGAGGGGCCGAACGAACTCGCGGACGAGGAGGGCGTCTCGCCGCTTTCGCTCCTCGTCTCGCAGTTCACCGGGCCGCTCATCCTCCTGCTTTTCGTCGCCGCCGGCCTCTCGCTGGCCGTCGGCCTCCTGCCCGGCCGCGACCCGGGCTACACCGACGCGGCGCTCATCCTGCTCATCCTCTTCGGAAACGGCCTGTTCGGCTTCGTGCAGGACTACCGCGCCGAACAGGCGCTCGCGGCGCTCCGGGAGATGGCGACGCCGGACGCGACGGTCCGTCGTGGGGGGTCGATTCGGGCGGTCCCCGCGACCGAGGTCGTGCCGGGCGACGTGGTCGTCCTCGAAGCGGGCGACGCCGTCCCCGCCGACGCCCGCATCCTCACCGCGGCCGACTGCCGCGCCGACGAGTCGACGCTGACCGGCGAGAGCGTCCCGGTGGACAAGGTGGTCGACCCGGTCGAATCCGACGCGGCGCTGGCCGACCGGAGAAGCGTCCTCCACGCCGGAACCACCGTGGTCAGGGGTCGCGCCGAGGCCGTCGTCGTCGCCACCGCGATGGACACCGAACTCGGGGGCATCGCAGACCAACTCGGGCAGGCCCGCCAGCGCGAGACGCCGTTCGAAATCGAGGTCGACCGCCTCGGCCGCCGCATCGGCGTCGGCATCGTCGCGCTCATCCTGCTCATCGCGGCGGTCCAGCTGTTCCTCACCGCGACCGACCCGGTGGTCGTCCTCCTCGTCGCCGTCACGCTCGCCGTTGCGGCCGTCCCCGAGGGCCTCCCGGCGGTCGTCACGCTCACCCTCGCGCTCGGGTCGCGGACGCTCATGGAGCGCAACGCGCTCGTCCGCAACCTCGCGGTCGTCGAGAGCCTCGGCGCGGTCGACTACATCGTCACCGACAAGACGGGGACGCTGACCGAAAACCGCATGACCGTCACTCGCGCGTGGCTCCCCGACGACCGGACGGTCGAACTGGACGGCGGGGCGGCGTCGGCTGTCTCTCCGCCCGTGTCCGAAAACGGCGGCGTGTCGGCCGCGGCCGAGCACGGCGACGCGTCGGTCTCGGACCCCAACTCCGAACCGGACCCGGACCCGGCGCTCGCGGCGCTCCTGTCCTGCGGTGCCCGCTGCAACGACACCAAGGAACTCGACGGCGGCGACCACCGCGGGGACCCCACCGAAGTCGCGCTCGTGACCGCCGCCGCCGACGCGGGCCTCGACGGCTCGCGCGACCCCGACGACAGGCTCCGCGAAGTCCCCTTCACCTCCGAGCGAAAGCGCATGTCGGTCGTCGTGGACGACTTCGACGCCCCCGGCGACGGCCCCGTCGCGCTCGTGAAGGGCGCGCCCGAGGAAATCGTCGCGCGGTGCGACCGCGTCCTCGTCGACGGGGAAATCGAGGCGTTCACCGACGAGCGCCGCGAGCGCGTCGAGGCGACCGTGGCCGCCTTCGCTGACGACGCGCTCCGCGTGCTCGGGTTCGCCTACGCGCCCGCGGTCGACTCCGACGCCGACGACGAGACGCTCGAATCGGGGCTCGTCCTCCTCGGACTCCAGGGCATGACCGACCCGGCGCGCGAGGGCGTCGCCGAGGCGGTCACCGACTGCCGCGACGCCGGCGTGCAGGTGACGATGGCGACCGGCGACACACCGCGGACCGCTCGCGCCATCGCCCGCGAGGTCGGCATCGACGCCGACTCGGTCGTCACCGGGACCGAGGTGGCCGCCATGGACGACGAGGAACTCGGGCGAGTCGTCGAGGAGACGAACGTGTTCGCCCGCGTCGCGCCCGAGCACAAGGTCCGCATCCTCCGGGCGCTTCAGGACGCGGGCTACACGGTGGCGATGACCGGCGACGGCGTCAACGACGCGCCGGCGCTCGGCAACGCCGACGTGGGCATCGCCATGGGCGACCGCGGGACGCAGGTCGCACAGGGCGCGTCGGACGTGGTGCTCCGCGACGACAACTTCGTCACTATCCGCGACGCCATCGCGGAGGGCCGCGGCATCTTCGACAACATCCGCAAGTTCGTCAACTACCTGCTGTCGGCCAACGCCGGCGAGGTGTTCGTCGTCTTCCTCGGGACGCTCCTCGGCGCGGCGCTGTTCCCCGAGGTGTTCGCGTCCGAGTCGGCGCTCGTCATCACGCCCGTCGCGCTCCTGTGGCTCAACCTCGTCACCGACGGCTTCCCCGCGCTCGCGCTCGGCGCGGACCCCAAGTCGGACGACGTGATGCGCAGGCCGCCGCGCCCACGCGACGAGGGCGTCCTCGACCGCCGGACCGTCGCTTCGATTCTCGGCATCGGCGTCGCGCTCACCGCGGCCGGACTGGGCGTGTTCTTCTACGCGCTCTCTCGGTCCGACGACCTCGTCGTCGCCCAGACGGTGCTGTTTACGTTCCTCGTCACCGCCGAGTTGGTCCGCACGCAGTCGGTGCGGCTCCGCTACCGGCTGTCGCCGCTCTCGAACCCGTGGCTCCTCGGCGCGGTCGGGCTGTCGCTCGCGCTCCACCTCGTGTTGCTCTACACGCCGGTCGCGGACCTCTTCGGCGTCGTCCCGCTCGGCCTCACGGAGTGGGGCTGGGTCGCGGGCGCGTTCGTCCCGTTCCTCGTCGCGAACCTGTGTCTGGTGTGGCTCAACGACCGGCTGTTCGCTCCGTGA